A single Verrucomicrobiia bacterium DNA region contains:
- a CDS encoding serine/threonine protein phosphatase — MLKVKDTLRATVNLTFDGQVIKTYHGSDALKRFENEVQVLNYLEAQGCPFVPRLLEADREKLRIITTNCGSRVERVDPDRVRELFAELQQYGVRHDDPDVRNITYRQQDGRFCLIDFEFATILSDASKTKPQ; from the coding sequence ATGCTGAAAGTAAAAGATACTTTGCGCGCCACGGTGAATCTGACCTTCGATGGGCAAGTGATAAAAACCTATCACGGGTCGGATGCGCTGAAGCGTTTTGAGAACGAGGTGCAGGTGCTGAACTACCTGGAAGCTCAAGGTTGCCCCTTTGTGCCCCGCCTTTTGGAGGCGGACCGCGAAAAGCTGCGGATTATCACCACCAATTGTGGGTCCCGAGTCGAGCGCGTGGATCCCGACCGCGTGCGGGAACTTTTTGCCGAATTACAACAGTACGGCGTCCGCCATGATGATCCCGACGTGCGCAACATCACTTACCGCCAGCAGGACGGAAGATTTTGCCTCATTGATTTTGAGTTCGCCACCATTCTGAGCGATGCGTCCAAGACCAAACCGCAATGA
- the smc gene encoding chromosome segregation protein SMC: protein MYLKNLTVLGFKSFADKTALNFQPGVTAIVGPNGCGKSNVSDAIRWVLGEQSAKALRGGEMADVIFNGTDGRKPLGMAEVSLTIGGVDEEQLRAAGVELTYNEVTVTRRVFRDGGSEYFINRTPCRLKDVQQLFMGTGMGKTSYSIMAQGNITQILSSKPEDRRLIFEEAAGITKYKSQKREALRKLEATEQNLLRVQDLIREVKRQIGSLQRQAGKARRYKQLQAELQHLDTQLARHQLDVLLEEIREGQAKSDQLRNDLETESAAVARGEDEIVQLRERLAELEQQMSVTQQRGLELKSEMDRHENRAQFNEQRIAELAQQNTQATSDITEAEERRGLARHELTSVQERLAASEIALAQHRAAVERQQAELQQIEATLRDGQEQLRQAQADAFAVAQDLTRVRNEITTLEVRKQGNVVRLEKLTAEKIQLEEEQTGLDSRLQTFAANVETDRLSVATARGTVEQRQTRLRELQVELQQSSTDQDQLLQRQAEKRSRLDVLKQLEGAHEGFSAGAVAALRQSREVIGSLADCIRVPDQFVLAIENALGHNLQLVLTERPESAQQILSELTNNKLGRASVAALAIRNVDESQLAFTGDMSPGNGNRADQVLGAGEMIPALSVVQSDASVSTLLKSLLGRTFIAENLATATAQIQNGHAGCDFVTLGGELLNRHGIYTGGYLNGNSHGRAPSSILGRKNQIAELQATVAELQESVAEASRRRGALLSEQTELQAGLQEAQTELQQREVAIATREGEFNALQNSTRVLNQKLETVAYEIQGLTAQEKEANEKRVELDAALAALATREQAAQAGMASGTSAVEAARQKRDAATTTLTESKVALAAEEQVSAALQRQTQALEQRVRELEQLLAQRRSEISSFTTRKAQAEAEIAEARGQIEHLGHERTQVNAQTADLLVRKQEREGEVTSRDEALREQRRRLTQLQEQRGAAEVELVQKNMAAQNLRERVRQKYEINLDDVRSECITITYADEGPAKVEVLSPEEMAASGAGVDWDVVAQRVGELQKKLEEMGLVNLVAIEEYEETEQRHAFLTRQCDDLTQAKAQLLEVIDRINTQTREMFTTTFNQIRDNFRLMFAEVFGGGKADLRLTEEHDVLESGIEIMAKPPGKQLQTISLLSGGEQTMTAVSLLFSIYQVKPSPFCVLDELDAPLDESNINRFIRILQRFINHSQFIIITHNKRTISMADVLYGVTMEEHGVSKLVSVKFHKAAETPVTETGTTPMIPIETPVGGKGVEPESAAAPAQDEALEMAVGPDSSGSDDVLPTS from the coding sequence ATGTATCTCAAAAACTTGACCGTTTTAGGTTTTAAGTCTTTTGCGGATAAAACCGCATTGAATTTTCAGCCGGGCGTTACGGCCATCGTTGGACCGAATGGCTGTGGTAAGTCCAATGTCTCGGATGCCATCCGCTGGGTGCTCGGCGAGCAATCGGCCAAGGCGTTGCGTGGCGGCGAAATGGCTGATGTCATTTTCAACGGCACGGACGGACGCAAACCATTGGGGATGGCGGAAGTCTCGTTGACCATCGGTGGCGTGGATGAGGAACAACTGCGGGCGGCGGGAGTCGAGTTGACCTACAACGAAGTGACCGTCACGCGCCGCGTCTTTCGGGATGGCGGCAGCGAGTATTTCATCAATCGCACGCCGTGCCGGTTGAAGGACGTGCAGCAGCTTTTCATGGGAACGGGCATGGGCAAGACGAGTTACTCGATCATGGCCCAGGGCAATATCACCCAGATCCTTTCGAGCAAGCCCGAAGATCGCCGCTTGATTTTCGAGGAAGCCGCCGGCATCACCAAATACAAATCACAAAAACGCGAAGCGCTCCGCAAGTTGGAGGCGACCGAACAGAATTTGTTGCGCGTGCAGGATTTGATCCGGGAGGTCAAACGCCAGATCGGGTCGCTGCAACGGCAGGCGGGCAAGGCGCGCCGCTATAAACAGTTGCAAGCGGAGTTGCAGCATCTCGATACACAATTGGCGCGACATCAATTGGACGTGTTGCTGGAGGAGATTCGCGAGGGGCAGGCCAAGAGCGATCAATTGCGCAACGACCTGGAAACGGAATCGGCGGCCGTGGCGCGCGGCGAAGATGAAATTGTGCAATTACGCGAGCGGCTGGCCGAGCTGGAACAGCAAATGAGCGTCACCCAGCAGCGGGGTCTGGAGCTTAAGAGCGAAATGGATCGCCACGAAAACCGCGCGCAATTCAATGAGCAACGGATTGCTGAACTCGCGCAGCAAAATACGCAGGCGACTTCAGACATCACGGAAGCTGAAGAACGACGCGGTCTGGCCCGTCACGAATTGACTTCCGTGCAGGAACGTCTGGCGGCGTCGGAAATCGCCCTGGCCCAGCATCGCGCCGCCGTCGAGCGGCAGCAGGCGGAGTTGCAGCAAATCGAGGCCACTCTGCGCGACGGCCAGGAACAGTTGCGTCAGGCGCAGGCGGACGCGTTTGCAGTCGCTCAGGATTTGACCCGGGTGCGCAATGAAATCACCACGCTCGAAGTGCGGAAACAGGGCAATGTGGTGCGGTTGGAAAAATTAACGGCGGAAAAAATCCAACTGGAGGAGGAGCAGACCGGACTGGATTCGCGGTTGCAGACCTTTGCGGCCAACGTGGAGACGGACCGACTGAGCGTGGCCACCGCGCGCGGCACCGTTGAACAGCGACAGACGCGGCTGCGCGAATTGCAGGTCGAGTTGCAACAATCTTCGACCGATCAAGATCAGTTGTTGCAGCGCCAGGCGGAGAAGCGTTCCCGGCTCGATGTGCTGAAACAACTGGAAGGCGCGCACGAGGGATTCAGCGCCGGCGCGGTCGCCGCGTTGCGACAATCGCGCGAGGTGATTGGCTCGCTGGCGGATTGCATTCGCGTGCCCGATCAGTTTGTCCTGGCCATTGAAAATGCCCTGGGACACAACCTGCAATTGGTGCTGACCGAGCGGCCCGAATCCGCGCAGCAAATTCTTTCCGAACTGACGAACAACAAATTAGGTCGCGCCAGCGTGGCGGCCCTGGCGATTCGGAACGTGGACGAAAGCCAGTTGGCCTTTACCGGCGACATGTCACCGGGTAACGGCAATCGGGCGGACCAGGTTTTGGGCGCCGGCGAAATGATTCCGGCTTTGAGCGTCGTGCAAAGTGACGCGTCGGTCAGCACTCTGCTCAAGTCGCTGTTGGGGCGGACCTTCATTGCGGAGAATCTCGCGACCGCCACGGCCCAGATTCAGAACGGTCATGCGGGTTGCGATTTTGTGACGCTGGGCGGGGAGCTGCTGAATCGCCACGGCATCTACACCGGCGGTTATCTGAACGGCAACAGCCATGGCCGCGCGCCTTCGTCCATTCTGGGGCGCAAAAACCAGATTGCCGAACTGCAAGCCACGGTGGCGGAATTGCAGGAAAGCGTCGCCGAGGCGAGTCGGCGGCGGGGTGCGCTGTTGAGTGAACAGACGGAATTGCAGGCCGGCTTGCAGGAGGCGCAAACCGAGTTGCAACAACGCGAAGTGGCCATTGCCACCCGCGAGGGCGAATTCAATGCGCTGCAAAATTCGACCCGGGTGTTGAATCAAAAACTGGAAACGGTTGCTTACGAAATTCAGGGTTTGACGGCGCAGGAAAAGGAAGCCAACGAAAAGCGCGTGGAACTCGACGCGGCGCTCGCGGCGTTGGCCACCCGGGAACAAGCCGCCCAGGCAGGGATGGCTTCGGGCACGTCAGCCGTGGAGGCGGCGCGTCAGAAACGCGATGCGGCCACCACGACCCTCACTGAAAGCAAAGTGGCGCTGGCCGCCGAGGAACAGGTTTCAGCCGCGTTACAGCGCCAGACTCAGGCGCTCGAACAGCGCGTGCGAGAGCTGGAGCAATTGTTGGCGCAACGTCGCAGTGAGATTTCATCGTTCACCACGCGCAAGGCGCAGGCGGAAGCGGAGATTGCCGAGGCGCGAGGTCAGATCGAACACCTCGGACATGAACGGACCCAGGTCAACGCTCAGACGGCCGATTTGCTGGTTCGCAAGCAGGAGCGGGAAGGGGAGGTGACGTCACGTGATGAAGCGTTGCGGGAGCAGCGGCGGCGGTTGACCCAACTGCAAGAGCAGCGGGGCGCGGCGGAGGTTGAGCTGGTGCAGAAAAACATGGCCGCACAGAACTTGCGTGAGCGGGTGCGGCAGAAGTATGAGATCAATCTCGACGACGTGCGGAGCGAGTGCATCACCATCACCTACGCTGACGAAGGTCCGGCCAAGGTGGAAGTGCTCTCGCCGGAAGAGATGGCCGCCAGCGGCGCAGGGGTGGATTGGGACGTCGTCGCCCAGCGCGTGGGCGAACTGCAAAAGAAGCTGGAAGAGATGGGATTGGTGAATCTGGTGGCCATCGAGGAATACGAGGAAACCGAGCAGCGCCACGCGTTCCTGACCCGGCAATGCGATGATTTGACGCAGGCGAAGGCGCAGTTGTTGGAGGTGATTGACCGCATCAACACGCAGACACGGGAGATGTTCACCACGACGTTCAATCAGATCCGCGACAATTTCCGGTTGATGTTTGCCGAGGTGTTCGGCGGCGGCAAAGCGGATTTGCGTCTGACTGAAGAACACGACGTATTGGAATCCGGCATCGAGATCATGGCCAAGCCGCCCGGCAAACAATTGCAAACCATTTCGCTGCTTTCGGGCGGCGAACAAACCATGACGGCGGTGTCGCTCCTGTTCTCGATCTATCAGGTGAAGCCGAGTCCGTTCTGCGTGTTGGACGAGTTGGATGCGCCGTTGGACGAGTCCAACATCAACCGTTTCATCCGGATTTTGCAGCGGTTCATCAATCATTCGCAGTTCATCATCATCACGCATAACAAACGTACAATCAGCATGGCGGATGTGCTTTACGGCGTGACGATGGAAGAACACGGCGTCAGCAAATTGGTCAGCGTAAAATTTCACAAAGCCGCAGAAACGCCCGTGACGGAAACCGGCACGACACCGATGATCCCCATCGAAACGCCCGTCGGCGGTAAAGGCGTTGAACCAGAGAGCGCTGCGGCACCCGCGCAAGACGAGGCGCTGGAGATGGCCGTCGGGCCGGATTCTTCCGGTAGCGACGACGTCCTGCCGACGAGTTAA
- a CDS encoding glutamine synthetase beta-grasp domain-containing protein, whose product MVKFKLEYIWLDGYEPTANLRSKTLIREFKSFPTPAELPLWGFDGSSTRQAEGRSSDCVLKPVACYPDSTRRNGVLVMSEVLMPDGKTPHPSNSRATIPEDPGAWFGFEQEFFLYQDGKPLGFPETGFPYPQGLYYTGVGFDSMGSIGREIIEKHVDLCLDANLNLEGINAEVAKGQWEFQIFGKGATTAADQIWVARYLLMRLCESYKVDVNWHCKPLGKDVDWNGSGMHTNFSTTHLREVGGKDYFEALMAAFDKYKNEHIAVYGPDNHLRLTGLHETQSIDKFNYGVANRGASIRVPHSFVNNGYKGYLEDRRPNSQSDPYKVASRILRTIATVPTSGGKKA is encoded by the coding sequence ATGGTTAAATTTAAATTGGAATATATCTGGCTCGATGGTTACGAACCCACAGCCAATCTCCGCAGCAAAACCCTGATCCGCGAATTCAAATCCTTTCCCACTCCCGCCGAACTTCCCCTCTGGGGATTTGACGGCAGCTCGACCCGCCAGGCCGAAGGGCGCAGTTCGGATTGCGTGCTCAAACCCGTTGCGTGTTATCCCGATAGCACCCGGCGCAACGGCGTATTAGTCATGTCGGAAGTGTTGATGCCCGACGGCAAAACGCCTCATCCCAGTAACAGCCGCGCGACCATTCCAGAGGACCCGGGCGCGTGGTTCGGATTCGAGCAGGAGTTTTTCCTTTATCAAGACGGCAAGCCATTGGGATTTCCGGAAACAGGTTTCCCCTATCCGCAAGGCCTGTACTACACCGGTGTGGGTTTCGACAGCATGGGCAGCATCGGACGCGAAATCATTGAAAAGCACGTGGACCTTTGTCTCGATGCCAACCTCAACCTGGAGGGAATCAATGCTGAAGTCGCCAAAGGCCAATGGGAATTTCAGATTTTCGGCAAGGGCGCCACCACCGCCGCCGATCAAATCTGGGTCGCGCGCTATCTGCTGATGCGTCTTTGCGAAAGCTACAAAGTGGACGTGAACTGGCATTGCAAGCCGTTGGGCAAAGACGTGGACTGGAACGGATCGGGAATGCACACCAATTTTTCCACGACTCACCTGCGCGAAGTCGGCGGCAAGGACTACTTTGAAGCGTTGATGGCCGCGTTTGACAAATATAAAAACGAACACATCGCGGTTTACGGCCCGGATAATCACCTGCGGTTGACTGGTCTGCACGAGACCCAGTCCATTGACAAATTCAACTACGGCGTCGCCAATCGCGGCGCCTCGATCCGCGTCCCGCACAGTTTCGTGAACAACGGGTACAAAGGTTATCTGGAAGATCGGCGGCCCAACTCACAGAGCGATCCCTACAAGGTGGCCAGTCGCATTCTGCGAACCATTGCCACCGTTCCGACTTCCGGCGGCAAGAAAGCCTGA
- the plsY gene encoding glycerol-3-phosphate 1-O-acyltransferase PlsY yields the protein MAIIGYLIVALFGYLLGSIPTGYLVGLTRGVDIRTVGSKNMGATNVFRTLGKGPGIFVLLMDALKGFAAVSLVTHCHPACSQALPHLFPPTADAQWQNHFNPSLAAGIAAVLGHNYTCWLKFKGGKGIATTGGVFLALAPAAVGIAAVCWFLALLATRYVSIASIVAAITLPCGVWLTRDNMALRVIVIALGVLAIYKHRANLARLRAGTENRFNFKSAKPPK from the coding sequence GTGGCGATTATTGGTTATCTCATCGTTGCGCTCTTTGGCTATTTGTTAGGCTCGATTCCGACCGGTTATCTGGTGGGCCTGACGCGGGGCGTGGACATCCGCACGGTCGGGAGCAAAAACATGGGCGCGACCAATGTCTTTCGCACCCTCGGCAAAGGGCCGGGAATTTTTGTCCTCCTGATGGATGCGCTCAAAGGTTTTGCCGCCGTCAGCTTGGTGACTCATTGTCATCCCGCGTGTTCCCAAGCGTTGCCGCATCTATTTCCGCCAACGGCCGACGCGCAGTGGCAGAATCATTTCAACCCCAGCCTGGCGGCCGGCATCGCGGCGGTGCTTGGACACAACTACACCTGTTGGTTGAAATTCAAAGGCGGCAAAGGCATCGCCACCACCGGCGGCGTTTTTCTCGCGCTGGCGCCGGCGGCAGTCGGCATCGCGGCCGTTTGTTGGTTCCTCGCTTTGCTCGCGACACGTTACGTCTCGATCGCCTCCATTGTGGCCGCCATCACCCTGCCCTGCGGAGTCTGGTTGACCCGCGACAATATGGCGTTGCGCGTGATCGTCATCGCGCTGGGTGTCCTGGCCATTTACAAACATCGGGCGAACCTTGCCCGCCTTCGCGCCGGTACGGAAAACCGGTTTAACTTCAAGAGCGCCAAACCGCCCAAATGA
- the eno gene encoding phosphopyruvate hydratase — MTKIQKIVAREILDSRGNPTVEVDLTLNCGGIGRAAVPSGASTGEHEAVELRDGDKKRYLGKGVQKAVANVNTKIAGALQGVCALDQLTVDRTMIKLDGTETKSKLGANAILAVSLANAQAAAKCLGVPLFKYLGGPNAKVLPVPMANVINGGAHSDAPIDFQEFMIMPHGLPTYGEGLRAITEIFHALKSVLKKRGLSTAVGDEGGFAPKLNSVEDAIESILEATKNAGYKAGKQIYLALDVASSEFYNHDGTYTFKKSTGKTVTGAQLVDFYAKLVAKYPIVSIEDGCAEGDWKHWKLLTEKIGDQVQLVGDDLFVTNVKFLKKGIDTGTANSILVKVNQIGSLTETLDAVELAQTNAYTAVLSHRSGETEDATIADIAVATNCGQIKTGSLSRSDRLAKYNQLLRIEQTLGKNAVYAGRSALPQARR; from the coding sequence ATGACAAAAATCCAAAAAATAGTGGCGCGCGAAATCCTCGACTCGCGCGGTAATCCGACCGTCGAGGTTGATTTGACTTTGAACTGCGGCGGGATCGGTCGCGCGGCCGTGCCCTCGGGCGCCAGCACGGGCGAGCACGAAGCCGTCGAGCTGCGGGACGGCGATAAAAAGCGTTACCTCGGCAAAGGCGTGCAAAAGGCCGTGGCCAATGTGAACACGAAAATTGCCGGCGCGCTGCAAGGCGTGTGCGCGTTGGATCAACTCACTGTGGACCGCACGATGATCAAGCTGGACGGCACGGAAACCAAGTCCAAGCTCGGAGCGAACGCGATTCTCGCCGTCTCGCTGGCCAACGCTCAGGCGGCGGCCAAGTGTCTCGGGGTGCCGCTCTTCAAGTATCTCGGTGGCCCGAACGCCAAAGTGTTGCCCGTGCCGATGGCCAACGTCATCAATGGCGGCGCCCATTCGGATGCGCCGATTGATTTCCAAGAGTTCATGATCATGCCGCACGGTTTGCCCACCTATGGGGAAGGATTGCGCGCGATCACTGAAATTTTTCATGCGCTCAAGAGCGTGCTCAAGAAGCGCGGCTTAAGCACCGCCGTGGGGGATGAAGGCGGATTCGCCCCCAAGCTGAACAGCGTGGAGGATGCGATTGAATCCATTCTGGAAGCCACGAAGAACGCCGGTTACAAGGCCGGCAAACAGATCTATCTGGCGTTGGATGTGGCTTCGTCGGAATTCTACAATCACGACGGCACTTACACCTTCAAGAAAAGCACCGGCAAAACGGTCACGGGCGCGCAGCTCGTGGACTTCTACGCCAAATTGGTTGCCAAGTATCCGATCGTCAGCATCGAGGACGGTTGTGCCGAGGGCGATTGGAAGCATTGGAAATTACTCACCGAAAAGATCGGCGACCAGGTGCAACTGGTGGGTGACGATCTCTTCGTGACGAATGTGAAGTTCCTGAAGAAGGGCATTGATACCGGCACCGCGAATTCCATTTTGGTGAAGGTGAATCAGATCGGCTCGCTCACCGAGACGTTGGATGCGGTCGAGCTGGCCCAGACGAACGCCTACACCGCCGTCTTGAGCCATCGCTCGGGTGAAACCGAGGACGCCACCATTGCCGACATTGCGGTGGCGACCAATTGCGGTCAGATCAAGACCGGCAGCTTAAGTCGTTCGGATCGACTGGCGAAATACAATCAATTGCTGCGGATTGAACAAACCCTCGGCAAGAATGCCGTTTACGCCGGACGCAGTGCGTTGCCCCAAGCGCGCCGATAA
- a CDS encoding AsmA family protein produces MADTGLNSTPVRPARSWRRKLIWILGSFVVLLVAAYFILTSSAFIKGVVLPRVGHALNAELTVTELQLSPLSQVSLKGLKLTPKGRPQLLTADLVRVRYHGFALLRGNLEVDEITIESPVINLKQLADGSSNLDPLLEQPTASKEPATTDATKPLVLNLKQITIKNATLRREVQTKDGGTETMALSGLNFTATDIKNGGAGRLEISSQLQMENTAATGTDALAATLAGKFDFNLAPTLLPDHLIGKATFAVQNASGNFAEAAGLAATLDCEVTPTEVKQIALQFLQGDTRLAQLHVAGPFDAAKLEGKLKVQLSSVDRAVLNLAGAMAGLDFGPTVINANSEIQIEKGGEKIAATGQIQLNPFQITYAQQTTPRLDLRCDYDAAWNRATLSALLKTLDITGTQNGHELLTVALTQPISLAVGSSATALSDAALNLRVSNLNLADWQAFAADLSPGGVVNATAQVTAQKGAQALSFNLDTSINQLAAKVDDLKLNGLDVKLTTQGSVTDLSRFKVDKLQLDLTQHAQPVLSASVNGDFHSDTQAANLQVTAQVAVSGLLTVLPQQGAEFSSGTLELRSHLLKTQTGQTTTGQLTLSDLRGRYADYHFNSFGSSADWDVTLQNQDVVIRQLKGTLRGGDTPGGNFDLSGQLNLTTQAGQLSLKLAGLNQNGLRPFLESALGDKKLRSVSLDSTASVNASANGDMSLKGDFQVSNLVVQDPQGSLPTSPLAVKAQLDVGVAKAVAQIRQAQLTLTPTDRAKNQLNLTGNVDYSQSNAITGQLKLTAETLDVTPYYDLFADAPTKATTVTNVAPPATPGKNVEPDPVQLPFQNFTFEAAIQRLYLREIDVENLQMTAKLDNHQITLKPMALTLNRAPVNATVALDLGTRGYKYDVTFQAQDVPVAPLANTFSPTYRDQADGQLTAQADLKGAGVTGVSLREHLNGSAHFSFTNANIQITGPKLRAIITPIALGLGAPELLDSPLNYVNADLRAANGQIEIPDFIAHSATFIATTRGAIPIADVLDDSPLNQNLDISLAGRVAKNLRISNQTTNDAYVQLPTFARLTGTLGSPDVKTDKTVIFAFTAGTIGNVIGGKAGGVLGEVGAILGGKPVASDSANANTNAPATNASPADPVGDLLNLFKKPKK; encoded by the coding sequence ATGGCTGACACAGGACTGAATTCGACTCCCGTTCGCCCCGCACGAAGCTGGCGGCGCAAACTCATCTGGATTCTAGGAAGCTTCGTAGTTTTGCTGGTTGCGGCGTACTTCATTTTGACCAGCTCAGCCTTCATCAAAGGCGTCGTGCTTCCGCGCGTCGGCCACGCACTCAACGCCGAATTGACCGTCACCGAACTCCAGCTTAGTCCGCTTTCGCAAGTGTCCCTCAAAGGACTCAAGCTGACGCCAAAAGGCCGGCCCCAGCTTTTGACGGCGGATCTGGTGCGCGTCCGCTATCACGGCTTCGCGTTGTTGCGCGGCAATCTGGAGGTTGACGAAATCACGATTGAATCCCCCGTCATCAATCTCAAACAACTTGCGGATGGATCGAGCAATCTGGACCCGTTGCTTGAGCAACCGACCGCGTCGAAAGAGCCGGCCACTACCGACGCGACAAAACCACTGGTTCTGAATCTCAAACAAATCACCATCAAGAATGCAACGCTGCGACGCGAGGTCCAGACCAAGGATGGCGGTACAGAAACCATGGCTTTGTCCGGATTAAATTTCACCGCTACCGACATAAAGAACGGCGGGGCGGGACGTTTGGAGATTTCCTCACAGCTCCAGATGGAAAACACGGCGGCAACCGGAACCGACGCGCTCGCCGCCACGCTCGCGGGTAAATTCGACTTTAATCTTGCTCCGACTTTGCTGCCGGATCATCTCATTGGAAAAGCGACTTTTGCCGTGCAAAACGCCAGCGGCAATTTTGCTGAAGCCGCCGGACTGGCCGCCACCCTGGATTGCGAGGTGACGCCGACGGAAGTGAAGCAGATCGCCCTGCAATTTCTCCAAGGCGATACCCGGCTTGCGCAATTGCACGTCGCCGGACCGTTTGACGCCGCCAAATTGGAAGGCAAATTAAAAGTGCAACTCTCCTCCGTGGATCGCGCCGTACTGAATCTGGCGGGCGCCATGGCCGGGCTTGATTTCGGTCCAACGGTCATCAACGCCAACAGCGAAATTCAGATTGAGAAAGGCGGCGAGAAAATTGCCGCGACCGGTCAAATCCAGCTCAATCCTTTTCAGATAACTTACGCCCAGCAAACCACGCCGAGGTTGGATTTGCGTTGCGACTACGACGCGGCCTGGAATCGAGCGACCCTCTCGGCTCTGCTCAAAACGCTCGATATCACCGGCACGCAAAACGGGCACGAATTGTTGACCGTTGCCTTGACTCAACCGATCAGTCTGGCGGTGGGCAGTTCCGCGACGGCGCTGAGCGATGCGGCATTGAATCTCCGCGTCTCGAATTTGAACCTGGCCGACTGGCAGGCTTTCGCAGCCGATTTATCGCCCGGAGGAGTGGTAAACGCCACGGCGCAAGTAACCGCGCAAAAGGGCGCGCAAGCCTTATCCTTCAACCTCGACACCTCGATCAATCAGCTCGCCGCCAAGGTGGACGACCTGAAGCTCAACGGCCTTGACGTGAAACTAACCACGCAAGGAAGCGTCACGGACCTGTCCCGATTCAAGGTTGATAAACTCCAACTCGATCTGACACAACACGCTCAACCCGTTTTATCCGCGTCGGTCAACGGCGATTTTCACAGCGACACGCAGGCTGCGAATCTACAAGTGACCGCTCAGGTCGCGGTGTCGGGATTACTCACCGTGCTGCCTCAGCAAGGAGCCGAATTTTCTTCCGGCACGCTGGAATTGCGCAGTCATCTCCTCAAAACGCAAACCGGCCAAACCACAACCGGCCAGCTCACGCTTTCAGATCTGCGCGGTCGTTACGCCGATTACCACTTCAACTCTTTCGGCAGTTCGGCGGATTGGGACGTGACCCTGCAAAATCAGGACGTGGTCATCCGTCAACTGAAGGGAACCTTGCGCGGCGGAGACACTCCCGGCGGCAACTTTGATCTGTCCGGGCAGTTGAATCTGACCACCCAAGCGGGCCAACTTTCGCTCAAACTCGCCGGGCTTAACCAAAATGGCTTGCGCCCGTTTCTCGAAAGTGCCTTGGGTGATAAAAAATTGCGGTCCGTTTCCCTGGACTCGACCGCATCGGTCAATGCTTCCGCGAACGGCGATATGTCGCTGAAAGGTGATTTTCAGGTGAGCAATCTGGTGGTCCAGGATCCGCAAGGTTCGCTTCCCACCAGTCCGCTTGCGGTCAAAGCGCAATTGGATGTGGGCGTGGCGAAGGCCGTCGCGCAGATTCGACAAGCGCAACTGACACTCACCCCGACCGACCGCGCCAAGAACCAGTTGAACCTGACTGGCAACGTGGATTATTCCCAGAGCAACGCCATCACCGGACAACTGAAGCTCACCGCCGAAACCTTGGACGTGACGCCGTATTATGATTTGTTCGCCGACGCCCCGACGAAGGCCACAACCGTTACGAACGTTGCGCCGCCCGCGACGCCAGGAAAAAATGTTGAACCTGACCCCGTCCAGCTACCGTTCCAAAATTTCACTTTTGAAGCGGCGATTCAGCGGCTCTACCTGCGCGAAATTGATGTTGAGAACCTCCAGATGACCGCGAAGCTCGACAATCATCAAATCACGCTCAAGCCAATGGCGTTGACTCTGAATCGCGCGCCGGTCAACGCAACCGTTGCCTTGGACTTGGGAACGCGCGGCTATAAATACGATGTCACTTTTCAGGCGCAAGACGTGCCGGTCGCGCCATTGGCCAATACTTTTTCACCCACCTATCGCGACCAAGCCGATGGTCAACTTACCGCCCAAGCTGACCTCAAAGGCGCCGGCGTTACGGGAGTCAGTCTGCGGGAACACTTGAACGGCTCGGCGCATTTCAGCTTCACCAACGCCAACATTCAGATTACCGGTCCCAAACTTCGCGCCATCATCACGCCCATCGCCCTCGGGCTGGGCGCGCCGGAACTGCTCGATTCTCCGTTGAATTATGTCAATGCCGACCTGCGCGCGGCGAACGGCCAGATCGAGATCCCGGATTTTATCGCGCACAGCGCAACGTTCATTGCCACCACCCGCGGAGCGATTCCGATTGCCGATGTGCTGGATGACTCGCCATTAAACCAGAACCTGGATATTTCATTGGCGGGACGAGTGGCAAAAAACCTACGCATCTCGAATCAGACGACCAACGATGCCTACGTGCAATTGCCCACGTTTGCGCGATTGACCGGCACGCTTGGCAGTCCGGATGTCAAAACCGATAAGACCGTGATTTTCGCTTTTACCGCCGGAACGATTGGCAATGTCATTGGCGGCAAGGCGGGCGGCGTGCTGGGTGAGGTCGGCGCGATTCTCGGCGGCAAACCCGTTGCGTCCGATTCGGCCAACGCGAACACGAACGCTCCCGCCACCAATGCTTCACCCGCTGATCCGGTCGGCGACTTGCTGAATCTCTTCAAAAAGCCAAAGAAATAA